In the genome of Croceimicrobium hydrocarbonivorans, one region contains:
- a CDS encoding prepilin-type N-terminal cleavage/methylation domain-containing protein — protein MSKANLKKIPAYTLQELLVVLVIIGILILLALPSLMPLISKTKSLEAQMQLKHLYTLQRSHFMLHSKYSFELDDIGFEHEKTINQGGNANYQIEIVEASPSGFLARATALADFDGDGNINVWEIDEEQSLREVLKD, from the coding sequence ATGAGCAAAGCGAATCTAAAAAAAATTCCCGCATATACCTTACAAGAGTTATTGGTTGTTTTAGTAATTATTGGCATTCTCATCCTTTTGGCATTACCGAGTTTGATGCCTTTAATCTCAAAAACCAAATCCCTGGAGGCCCAAATGCAGTTGAAGCATCTCTATACCCTTCAGCGTAGCCATTTTATGCTGCACTCAAAATATTCCTTCGAGCTGGATGATATCGGTTTTGAGCATGAGAAGACTATTAATCAAGGAGGTAACGCCAATTATCAAATTGAAATTGTTGAAGCCAGTCCATCCGGCTTTTTAGCCAGGGCAACGGCTCTGGCCGATTTTGATGGTGATGGAAATATTAATGTTTGGGAAATTGATGAAGAACAAAGCCTGCGGGAGGTTTTAAAGGACTAA
- a CDS encoding T9SS type A sorting domain-containing protein, which translates to MMFFKKIFPLCVCLTFGLLKAQSTIYVNYAASGTNNGGSWSNAFTSLQDALSLASNGDEIWVAKGTYVPSLDTMGIARIRAEFSTFRLKQGVHIYGGFLGNETQKSQRNWIKNETILSGEMGDPLNDSDNVAHVVSLYGDFTTYAKLDGFVLEKGFGRQASPFPFGNDTYWKNGCLIHCSGGAKAIFQNLILRVSTIGFSLIYLEGDRSSTSAGLNDYYLVNLKVEKGMTVYPYGWVINCETANMKMINSLIYTHLPGALNSAISSNYQNGGSYWELYNNTLVGDTAWRNMERALVLQNVDSAKHFNNLCTGKVTYPSSHMGRNNQYFHSSPFNWDTVNVSAYGYASMPYDVYDTLDFRPRPETYGRDRGDTIWLPIDVLDLDEDGDTTERIDFDIDMNPRVSGSQVDIGAYEYFEGFVDTNAQEICVGDSLFWQGSWRRGDTVFDVSFSKGSLGDSVLRLQLQHDSINLSISPSPWGDYFTSNEADSGSTYQWIDCFFKDTIPGATSRTFHPSQNGQYQVIITNSLGCVDTSECVNLPNIGLSESKQEFKAYPNPTENEVEIWAPGLVQNKPFPFTLYSTGGQLIQKGAIQAPHNLKLNLSHLERGLYLLYIEGAEPIRIILQ; encoded by the coding sequence ATGATGTTTTTTAAAAAAATATTTCCTTTATGTGTTTGCCTCACCTTTGGTCTTCTTAAGGCACAAAGTACTATTTATGTTAACTATGCTGCGTCTGGTACAAATAATGGGGGGTCATGGTCTAATGCCTTTACAAGTCTTCAAGATGCTTTGAGCCTTGCTTCAAATGGAGATGAAATCTGGGTTGCCAAAGGTACCTATGTTCCAAGTTTGGATACTATGGGAATTGCTAGAATAAGAGCAGAATTCAGCACTTTTAGATTAAAGCAAGGTGTACATATATATGGGGGATTCCTTGGGAATGAAACTCAAAAAAGCCAAAGGAATTGGATAAAGAATGAAACAATTTTATCTGGTGAGATGGGGGACCCATTAAATGATTCTGATAATGTGGCCCATGTGGTCTCCTTATATGGTGACTTTACAACGTATGCAAAATTAGATGGGTTTGTTCTAGAGAAAGGTTTCGGTAGACAGGCTTCTCCTTTCCCATTTGGAAATGATACTTATTGGAAAAACGGTTGCCTCATTCATTGTTCAGGAGGTGCCAAGGCTATTTTTCAAAATTTAATTTTGAGAGTTTCGACTATTGGATTCTCGCTAATTTACCTTGAAGGTGACCGTTCTTCAACCAGCGCTGGCCTAAATGATTATTATTTAGTGAATTTAAAGGTGGAGAAGGGCATGACAGTTTATCCATATGGGTGGGTGATAAACTGTGAAACAGCAAATATGAAAATGATTAACTCGTTGATATACACTCATTTGCCTGGGGCTCTGAATTCTGCAATATCTAGCAATTATCAAAATGGAGGTTCGTATTGGGAGTTGTATAACAACACATTGGTTGGAGATACTGCTTGGCGAAATATGGAAAGAGCTTTGGTGTTACAAAACGTAGATTCAGCAAAACATTTTAATAATCTTTGTACAGGTAAGGTAACCTATCCAAGTAGTCACATGGGGAGGAATAATCAGTATTTTCATAGCTCTCCTTTTAATTGGGATACAGTCAATGTGTCAGCTTATGGCTATGCGTCCATGCCGTACGATGTTTATGACACCTTAGACTTCCGCCCTCGCCCAGAAACCTATGGCAGGGATAGAGGAGATACCATTTGGTTACCTATTGATGTTTTGGATTTAGATGAAGATGGGGATACCACAGAAAGGATAGATTTTGATATTGATATGAATCCTCGGGTTTCCGGCTCCCAGGTTGATATAGGTGCTTATGAGTACTTCGAAGGTTTTGTAGATACCAATGCTCAAGAGATTTGCGTGGGGGATTCGCTTTTTTGGCAGGGGTCTTGGCGCCGTGGTGATACAGTTTTTGATGTTTCATTTAGCAAAGGCAGTTTAGGAGATAGTGTTCTACGCTTGCAGTTGCAACATGATTCCATCAATTTAAGTATTAGTCCTTCTCCCTGGGGAGATTATTTCACTTCTAATGAAGCGGATAGTGGCAGTACTTATCAATGGATTGATTGCTTCTTTAAGGATACCATTCCAGGTGCTACCAGCAGAACATTTCATCCAAGTCAAAATGGTCAATATCAGGTGATCATTACCAATAGTTTAGGTTGCGTGGATACTTCAGAGTGCGTGAACTTACCTAATATAGGTCTAAGTGAAAGCAAACAGGAATTCAAGGCATACCCCAATCCTACTGAGAATGAGGTGGAAATATGGGCTCCTGGTTTAGTGCAGAATAAACCTTTCCCGTTTACACTATATTCAACCGGAGGCCAATTAATTCAAAAAGGAGCCATTCAGGCTCCCCATAACCTGAAGCTCAACCTAAGTCACCTTGAAAGAGGACTTTACTTATTGTATATAGAAGGGGCTGAGCCTATTCGAATAATCCTGCAATAA